The Nitrosomonas sp. genomic sequence TGCGGCACTGGTATCAATAGCCGCCGTTTTTAGCTGATTAGCGACCCATTGTGCATACTGTTGCTCCTCGACTACCTCAACCACGATTGGCATAAACCCGTGCTCTTTTCCACACAATTCAGCACATTGCCCACGATAAATGCCAACATTATCTGCTGTAAACCAGGTGTCTCGAATAAATCCTGGAATGGCATCCTGCTTAACTCCCAGTGCGGGAACCCACCAAGCATGAATGACGTCATTTGCTGTTAAGATTATCCTGATTTTTTTTCCAACTGGAACCACTAAACGATTATTCACTTCCAGCAGATAATTTTCACCTTTTGGTGTCTCATTACGTATCTCTGACTGTGAAGTTGCCAATTGACTGTAGAACTTGATACCCTCACCCTCACCCTGAAGATAATCGTAACTCCACATCCACTGATAACCCGTTACCTTAACTGTAATATCCGCCTCGGTAGTATCCTTCATGGCCATAACTGTTTTGGTAGCTGGCCAAGCCATTAAAACAAGAATAATGCAAGGAATGGCTGTCCAAAGGATCTCAACTGCAGTACTGTGATGAAAATTTGCTGCTTTATATCCAACTGACTTTCGATGTTTGACGATGGAATAGCCCATTACCCCAAATACAGCTACAAAAATAACCAGACAGATCCATAATGCCCAGATATGCTGATCGTATATCTGCTGAGCGATGGTGGTCTGTGGCTCCGGAAGATTATACTTACTTGACACCGCTGAACTCGAATAGACACCAAGACCCATTAATGCTACCCAGAACGATAACAGTTTACTGCTCATAATTTAACACCCCCCACGTTAATCAACTAATTACAAATTATTACGTTACGTACATCGTTTTTAAAATCTTGCCAAACCCAAATTCATTTTATCTATGTAAACAGACAACCTCGGAACTAACGATCATCTCAGGCGAAAGTCTAGCACTCCAAAAATACAACCGCAAGGAATAATCATGATTTTTATAGGAAAATTACCCTATTATCACTATGGTGATTCGCTATCCCAGCAGCCAACATTTTCTAATTCCTACTACTTTTGACTGCTTTCGTATTATATGCAACCTTTGGACTATCTCTCTAAATTCTAATTTACAGCACTAATATGTCCTTTATTTCAGATCAGAAATAGCCATTAGTTAATCGTGGTTATTCGTCTTGATGATAGAATAACAGCTGGGTAAAATAGACTCCACCGATAGTCATTGCAACTTTTATCGAGAGAAACTAATCCCAGTACATGTAAACTTTTTTAGCACCCAAAGTTTTTGCTTGCAACCATCGTCACATAGGAGAAATAACCATGCAATCTATGCCACGTTACGCGGCCAGTCACACTATTTTAGATCCCAGCATACGCAATAGCGTGTTGAGAAATACCTATCTGATGCTCAGTTTAACGATGATCCCCACCGTCATTGGTGCGTTTATGGGTTTGAGCACAAATTTTTCGTTTCTAGCCGAGTCGCCCATTATTGGCTCGCTTGTCATGCTTGCTGCCATGATCGGACTGATGTTTGCGGTTAGCGCTACCCGTAACAGTATCTGGGGCGTTATTCTACTATTCACCTTTACCTTTGTTGCTGGCTGGTGGTTAGGCCCAATTCTGCAATTTGCACTTAATTTCAACAATGGATCGCAGCTTATTGGTGTAGCCGCTGCTGGAACTGGGGTTATCTTTTTGACACTCGCCAGTATCGCAACTATCACAAAAAAAGATTTTGGTTTTTTAAGAAACTTTCTGCTTGTTGGACTGGTACTCATTATCCTGGCATCGCTGGCAAACTTATTTTTTGCAATCCCGGCTGTTTCACTTGCTGTTTCAGCAGCAGCAGTCCTGATTTTCTCAGGATTTATACTGTTTGATGTCAGCCGGATTGTAAATGGCGGTGAAACCAACTACGTCATGGCAACACTCGGGATCTATTTGAGCATATACAACCTGTTCATCAGCCTGTTGCAGCTACTACTTGCCTTCTCTGGTGAGCGGGACTAACTTTCCTGTTATACACGTTTTGTCCGCCGCACAGCTCCAAAAACTTGAGCTCCCTATAACAGGGATGAGCTGTGTGGCATGCGCAGCACGCATCGAAAAAAATCTTAATCAACTTCCAGGTGTACACGCAGCGGTTAATTTCGCCAGTGAAAAAGCGCTGATCGAGTTTGACGGCAACTTAACACGCCCTGAAGAGTTTTTGCATTCTATTGAGAAAGCAGGTTTTACTGTCACTAGCCGCACGGTTCTATTCCGAATTGAAGGCATGACCTGTACCGCCTGTGGCGATCATATTGAAAAAGAGTTGCATAGCCTGCCTGGTGTAATGGCAGCGCTTAATCCCGTAAGTGAAATCGTCAGCATCACTTTCAATCCCGCGCTTACCACAATCAACGAACTGATTGCCACGATAAGACATGCCGGTTATGACGCGCGGGAAATTACCGATAGCAGCAGAGAAACAGAAAAAAATCAGCGACTTGCGGCCTATAGACGAGAGCGTTATATTTTTATGGTATCCGCCGCACTGGCCATACCGTTTCTGCTGGAAATGGCCATGATGACAGTTAGTGATCATGGCCATCTACTACCGCAGTGGTTGCAATGGGCATTCGCCACTACAATCCAGTTCTGGGCCGGAAAGAGGTTTTATACCGGTGCGTGGCATGCGTTACGCAGTGGTAGCGCGAATATGGATGTACTGGTTGCATTGGGAACCAGCATGGCTTATTTTTTCAGCACTGTTGTTACTTTCTGGCAACTCGATTTGCACGTCTATTTCGAAGCCAGCGCAATGATCATTGTTCTGGTGTTACTGGGGAAACTGATGGAAGCGCGCGCCAAACAGAAAACCTCATCTGCAATCGAATCACTCATCAGGTTGCAGCCCAAAGTCGCTCATGTAGAACGTAATGGCATCGTCACTGATGTAGACGTCAATTCAATTCAACCAGGTGATATTTTTGTTGTTCGGGCAGGCGAAACTTTACCCGTTGACGGTGTCGTCATGGAAGGCAGCTCCAGCGTAAACGAATCTATGCTGACTGGTGAGAGTCTTCCCATCACCAAAGAAACGGGGGCGCAGGTATTTGCAGCTACCAGCAACTTGCAAGGCCTGCTGAAATGTCGCGCAACCCGTATTGGCGCTGATACTCAACTGGCCGCCATTATCCGATTGGTGGAAACTGCTCAAGGCTCCAAGGCACCAATACAGCGCCTGGCTGATACCATTGCCGGTATCTTTGTTCCGATCGTTGTTGTAATTGCCCTCGTCACGCTGGGGCTGACCTGGTGGTGGTCTGGCCAATTTGTGATGGCACTGATCCATGCCGTTGCTGTATTGGTCATTGCCTGTCCATGTGCACTAGGACTGGCCACACCAACCGCAATCATGGTCGGTACCGGACGGGGTGCACAGGAAGGAATTCTCGTCAAAAATGCAACAGCACTCGAACTTGCAGAGAAAATTCAAGTACTGGTAGTCGACAAAACCGGCACTCTGACTGAAGGTCGCCCAGTAGTGACTGATATTATTCCTACTCGTTTGATCGAAAAGAATGAGTTGCTCCAGATTGCGGCCTCACTGGAACAGGGGTCAGATCACCCTCTTGCAAGAGCGATACTGGAGCAGGCAAGCGAGCGTAATATTCCATACTTGCCAATAAAGGATTTTGTATCCCTGACCGGTCAAGGAATTACTGCTACTTGCGAAGGTATCAGTTACCTGCTCGGCTCACACAAGTTTCTGGAAAGTAACGGTATTAACATTGACCAGACCCAGCTCTCAGCATTGCAGGCGAAAGGAAAATCTGTAGTTATCATTGCCGCACAAACGAACTCTATACCAAGAGTCATGGGCTATCTGGCGATTGCTGATCCGTTGCGCCATACTTCTGCCAAGTCGGTTGAACGACTGCAGAATATGGGTATTGAGGTCATTATGCTAACCGGAGATAACTCGATCACCGCCGCAACCATTGCTGCTCAAGCTGGAATCCGGCATTTTAGGGCAGAGGTACTACCACAGGACAAAGCTGCGGTAGTTGAGGCTATCAAGGCGAGCGGCCATTTTACTGGCATGGTCGGAGACGGGATTAATGACGCCCCGGCGCTTGCAAGCGCAAATGTCAGCTTTGCAATTGCAGCCGGCTCCGATGTTGCAATAGACACGGCTGATATCACACTGATGCGCAATGACCTGATGAGTGTGGCCGATGCAATCTCACTCTCGCGTAGTACGTTGCGTAAAATCCGCCAGAACCTATTCTTTGCTTTTTTCTACAATACACTGGGAATTCCTCTGGCAGCATTGGGCATGCTCAACCCAGTCGTTGCGGGTGCGGCCATGGCCATGAGCTCGGTTTCAGTGGTCACGAATTCACTGCTGCTCAAGCGCTGGAAGGCAGAACACTAACAAGCAACGCGCAACATTTCACCAAAATCATGGAACATAAAAATATGAGTGATACCATCACGACAACCGTGATCCCGATCAAAGGCATGACTTGCACCGGTTGCGCCAGTAGCGTCAAAACAGTTCTCGAAAAACTGCCCGGAATCATGGGGGTTACTGTCACACTCGAAGATGCACAGGCAACCATTAAACATCAAGCGACTTCTTCCAGCGCTGAAGATTTCAAGCGTGTCATAGAAGAAGCGGGATTTGATGTTCCCTGAGAATCTACAGGCCAGCACAAATCCTGTATCATCGCCGTTTTAATCAAAACTGTATTCATGAAAACCTTCTTTCTGGATTTTGAGAAAGGTATCGAAGAGTTCGAAGCCAAAATCGAGCAGCTGCGCTACACGCAGGATAATTCCGCGTTGGATATATCAGCCGAAATCACCCGACTGCAGGCAAAAAGCCAGGGGTTGACCAAAAGTGTCTATGCCAAGCTGACGCCATGGCAAATTTCGCAGGTTGCCCGACATCCACAGCGCCCTTATACTCTGGATTACATACACCATTTATTTACCAATTTTGAAGAATTGCATGGTGATCGCAGTTTTGCCGATGATCCGGCGATCGTTGGCGGATTAGCATACTGTAACGGTCAGGCCGTTATGGTAATCGGACATCAAAAAGGGCGGGATACCAAGGAAAAAATATACCGTAATTTTGGTATGCCCAAACCCGAAGGATATCGTAAGGCTTTACGATTGATGCGTCTGGCGGAGAAATTCTCGATTCCCCTGATTACCTTTATCGATACCCCTGGTGCTTATCCAGGCATCGATGCTGAAGAACGTGGGCAATCAGAAGCAATTGGCAAAAATCTCTATGTCATGGCGGAACTGAAAATCCCGATCATTTGTATCGTCATCGGGGAAGGCGGTTCAGGAGGGGCATTGGCTATTGCGGTGGGAGACACGGTATTGATGCTGCAGTATTCCACCTATTCGGTTATCTCTCCGGAAGGCTGCGCTTCCATTTTATGGAAAAGTGCAGATAAAGCGCCAGAAGCTGCTGAGATTCTTGGTATTACGGCAGACCGACTCAAGGAAATGGGTTTGATTGATGGCATTCTACCTGAACCCATTGGTGGCGCGCATCGTGATTACCCTGCCACCATGCAATCAGTCAAGCAGGCCCTGCAGGAATCCTTGCGCAAACTGCAGGATATGCCCTCGGATACTTTGCTACAAAGACGTTACGAACGATTAATGGGTTATGGAAAGTTCAAACTCAATCAACCCGAAAAATCTGATTGAGCTGCTGCAACGTCATCTCCACTCGTCCGTAACGCCCGGTGATAGCCTCACAGTAGCATTGAGCGGTGGTGTCGACTCCATCGTGCTCCTGGATATGCTGGCCAGGCTATCCAGCGTCATCGGATTTCATTTGTCTGCGATACACGTGAACCACGGTATCAGTAGAAATGCCGACCAATGGAGTCATTTCTGTCAAGGATTATGTAAAGCATTCGCCATTCCCCTATCCATCTTCCGGGTACAGATTCATAAAAAAAACCAACAGAGTCTGGAGGCCGCTGCTCGAGATGCTCGTTATCAGGTATTCACCCGTGTTGATACTGATTATATTGTGCTGGCACAACATCAGGATGACCAAGCCGAAACTTTGTTGCTGCAAATGCTGCGCGGTGCAGGTGTCAAAGGATTAAGTGCAATGCCTCCTGTCAGATTGTTAACGGGCACATCAACCAAGCTACTGCGCCCTTTGCTCAACGTGCCACGTACTGCCCTGCTATATTATGCACAAGCTGGTAATTTGTCATGGGTAGATGATGAAAGCAATACCAATACTGATTTCGACCGAAATTATCTGCGCCACCAGGTTTTTCCAGTAATTGAAGCACGCTATCCTGCCTACCGCAAAACACTCA encodes the following:
- the coxB gene encoding cytochrome c oxidase subunit II produces the protein MSSKLLSFWVALMGLGVYSSSAVSSKYNLPEPQTTIAQQIYDQHIWALWICLVIFVAVFGVMGYSIVKHRKSVGYKAANFHHSTAVEILWTAIPCIILVLMAWPATKTVMAMKDTTEADITVKVTGYQWMWSYDYLQGEGEGIKFYSQLATSQSEIRNETPKGENYLLEVNNRLVVPVGKKIRIILTANDVIHAWWVPALGVKQDAIPGFIRDTWFTADNVGIYRGQCAELCGKEHGFMPIVVEVVEEQQYAQWVANQLKTAAIDTSAAIVSAAAE
- a CDS encoding heavy-metal-associated domain-containing protein, giving the protein MTTTVIPIKGMTCTGCASSVKTVLEKLPGIMGVTVTLEDAQATIKHQATSSSAEDFKRVIEEAGFDVP
- a CDS encoding heavy metal translocating P-type ATPase, yielding MSCVACAARIEKNLNQLPGVHAAVNFASEKALIEFDGNLTRPEEFLHSIEKAGFTVTSRTVLFRIEGMTCTACGDHIEKELHSLPGVMAALNPVSEIVSITFNPALTTINELIATIRHAGYDAREITDSSRETEKNQRLAAYRRERYIFMVSAALAIPFLLEMAMMTVSDHGHLLPQWLQWAFATTIQFWAGKRFYTGAWHALRSGSANMDVLVALGTSMAYFFSTVVTFWQLDLHVYFEASAMIIVLVLLGKLMEARAKQKTSSAIESLIRLQPKVAHVERNGIVTDVDVNSIQPGDIFVVRAGETLPVDGVVMEGSSSVNESMLTGESLPITKETGAQVFAATSNLQGLLKCRATRIGADTQLAAIIRLVETAQGSKAPIQRLADTIAGIFVPIVVVIALVTLGLTWWWSGQFVMALIHAVAVLVIACPCALGLATPTAIMVGTGRGAQEGILVKNATALELAEKIQVLVVDKTGTLTEGRPVVTDIIPTRLIEKNELLQIAASLEQGSDHPLARAILEQASERNIPYLPIKDFVSLTGQGITATCEGISYLLGSHKFLESNGINIDQTQLSALQAKGKSVVIIAAQTNSIPRVMGYLAIADPLRHTSAKSVERLQNMGIEVIMLTGDNSITAATIAAQAGIRHFRAEVLPQDKAAVVEAIKASGHFTGMVGDGINDAPALASANVSFAIAAGSDVAIDTADITLMRNDLMSVADAISLSRSTLRKIRQNLFFAFFYNTLGIPLAALGMLNPVVAGAAMAMSSVSVVTNSLLLKRWKAEH
- a CDS encoding acetyl-CoA carboxylase carboxyltransferase subunit alpha yields the protein MKTFFLDFEKGIEEFEAKIEQLRYTQDNSALDISAEITRLQAKSQGLTKSVYAKLTPWQISQVARHPQRPYTLDYIHHLFTNFEELHGDRSFADDPAIVGGLAYCNGQAVMVIGHQKGRDTKEKIYRNFGMPKPEGYRKALRLMRLAEKFSIPLITFIDTPGAYPGIDAEERGQSEAIGKNLYVMAELKIPIICIVIGEGGSGGALAIAVGDTVLMLQYSTYSVISPEGCASILWKSADKAPEAAEILGITADRLKEMGLIDGILPEPIGGAHRDYPATMQSVKQALQESLRKLQDMPSDTLLQRRYERLMGYGKFKLNQPEKSD
- a CDS encoding Bax inhibitor-1 family protein, which gives rise to MQSMPRYAASHTILDPSIRNSVLRNTYLMLSLTMIPTVIGAFMGLSTNFSFLAESPIIGSLVMLAAMIGLMFAVSATRNSIWGVILLFTFTFVAGWWLGPILQFALNFNNGSQLIGVAAAGTGVIFLTLASIATITKKDFGFLRNFLLVGLVLIILASLANLFFAIPAVSLAVSAAAVLIFSGFILFDVSRIVNGGETNYVMATLGIYLSIYNLFISLLQLLLAFSGERD